A window of Magallana gigas chromosome 8, xbMagGiga1.1, whole genome shotgun sequence genomic DNA:
GGTTGTCTGATTGTCTGCATAGAACGAGCCACACGATTGGTCAAATCACAACAAGGGGCGGGCAAGGAGTATGTTTGTATCTTCAAACTTCATAGTGCTGTAGAAGATGAAAAACTGGTCGCACAGGTACACTAGTTTTGTGCACTTTTAGTGTCATCTTGaagaatattcatttttgtatgAGAATTGTTTTGTTTGAACTACATAAATTAAAATGCTGATTATTGAGAATGATCTATGCTTGATTTACCGGCTCTAATATGTAGATACTATATCTATATCTGTTCATTCtttatatacagtcaaacttcgttatctcgaactagatgggactgatTAAAAACTTacagatatccgagtattcgagatatcgagggtaaaatacttaaaaagtaAGGGGTTCGGACCTACAAATCACtgcgacatatccattgtattcgagatatcagtgttccagatatcgaagttcaactgtatatctAAACCAAGCATAATTTGTTTGTACTGAAAACTCCTTGCagaaagaaaattgttaaagaaatattctttttaagatttaataagAATAGAACtagaattttttcaaacattgatCTAACCTTTCTTTGATTACTTTCACAGAAAATCGAGATGATGACTGGGGCACTGTTTCAGAGACCTCCCTTAATTTCAGCTGTGAAAAGACAGTTAAGAATTCGAACAATCTATGAGTGCAAGATGTGGGAGTACAATAAAGAGGATGCAAtgggtaaaaaaatatttaatatacagtcTGTATGATATACCTGTAAACTTTATTTGAACTCACTAAAATCTGAGACTGTtaaattactgtaaacatattacatttggctCTGTATTCTCTTTAGCGTTTTTGGCGGAATACgtcttccgctaaatcaagtacatcgctaaatgacatacgtacatacatgtaaaagaatAGGCACATTCTAGAATACGCCAATTCAAATCCAAGCCAACgtgttcaaaaactattttccgccaaatataatacgtttacagtaaccTTAAAATACTGTTCTACTTATTCTTCTGAGGAAGCTTTATTTAGGTGTTAAACAGCATTTAGTATTGCTTACATTAATGGTGCGTTCACACCTTACTCAGGTATTTTCTGGGTGAGCTGCGAGGCTGGCACATACATTAGGACCATGTGTGTACATCTGGGCCTCTTCCTGGGGGTCGGGGGTCAGATGCAGGAACTCAGGCGCGTCAGATCTGGCATCATGTCTGAAAAGGTGGGTCCTCAATGAAGAATAAGATTGTCCTACAACTTTAGTGCTTAACATTTAGTGGTCAGTAACTCAAAATGAAGATGATCATGTATTTTATGAATTCATCATGTGTTTTGCAGTCTCAGTTGTACACCATGCACGACGTAATGGATGCACAATGGACGTACGACCATCACAAGGATGAATCTTATCTACGGCGAGTCGTCAACCCACTGGAAGCTCTGTTAACCTCTCATAAAAGAATCATCATGAAAGATACCGCTGTAAGATTACACATTAAGTGTTTTATATTCTGGTATCATTACCAGACATTGATGAAGTTTTAAAGATATCTGTATATGTTATTTACTAAGAGGAAGaaggaaaatatattttgcatgaatgcaataaaatttTAACCTTAAACAGTGCAGATTCATATTCACATGAAAACAAGTGAAGAcatcttttgaaatttttaaattactaaGCCTTCACGCAATATGTTAATACCtctcattttttgttttgtacagGTTAACGCTGTGTGTTATGGAGCTAAAATTATGTTGCCCGGTGTCTTAAGATACGAAGATGGAATTGAAGTGAATGATGAAATAGTGATTGTAACAACAAAAGGAGAGGCTGTTGCTCTTGGTAtgtatcaggcttggggtaatgctaaatgtaatggtaatgcattgcaatgcattacatgttttcaaagtaatgctagtaatgtgtagtgccacaaatttagcattacaagtaatggtaatgtaatgcattactttccaaaatctagtgtaatgctggcattacgtggcattactttgcattactatgcttatttatgcatgttcactttaaaaaaaatgtgatgaatagatgaataactgaaattgtatttaattaaaattattttaaagaagagaaaaatgattcttgagagaaaaaatgttttagttgaacatgtattaaaaaaaagatttaaaaattaatttttaaattgttaatattaataGATATAACAACACAATTTAATAAcctttttaagagtgttgttataaAGACTaagaaaccattttaaaaatttactccattagtttgcacttcaaaaaagaatgtgtcaacaacacactatgcccccaggattaCACTACCTACTAGGATACACTACCTCTTAGAAAAAATCTATTGTtttaagaagtgctaaacaccccaatccccgtCCCTTGGCCATGTTATGTTCCAATAGAATAGtggacagacatgcacctttaaaaacaacatgaatgcactgtccatccatgatgaaatcaaaatcacttccaatattataacctatttgaaaattctctctctctctctctctctctctctctctctctctctctctctctctctctctctgttgtatGTTAAGAatattagtttggactgatagaaaatacaagattaatgtattttttctattagtCCACTTAATATATGATAAGATAAAGATTGCCAAACAATCTTTCAGTCCCAGCTTCAACTGTTTCTGCGGAACGTTTATCAAGTTTAGCTGGGAATTTTTTCAAACCTTACAGGATGCATTTGAAAGATGgaccctttgaaactttgatgatcataaagtgcaagagcaatcttttgtcttaaagtgtcctcagtaTTAAGAAATCCGGttaaaatatataaggaaaTATTACTGTAAAAACCCCTCTGttcatattaaaattaatacaattaaatgtCAACATTTGTATAATCTGGGGAAAcatctctatttagcttttaataacCACAACGTTATACCATaattatgattatatattgagcaaataaagaatgtatCTTGTACAATGTTTAAGTCAtgaaatttgaacctgatacccaacatgaacctgtagagatgttaaagagtgttttatatttgaaacatttacaaaaactaTTTAGCTTTACTTTTCTAAGACATATttttgacttttcacaaagtaatggtaatggtaatgcattactttactcaagtaatgctaatgtaatgcattacttcaagaaaataaagtaatggtaatggtaatttaatgcccaaattcatgaagtaatggtaatgcaatgcattactttacaatgtaatttgcCCCAAGCCTGGTATGTATGATGCATTAAGCATTCAGATTAATTTTTACCATACTTTATATCATCTTGAACTGTATAATGTTcagaatattattttaatattctgTAATTTATCCATTCTTTTCCAGCCATAGCTCAGATGACCACAGCAGTGATGGCCACTTGTGATCATGGAATTGTAGCCAAAATCAAAAGGGTTGTAATGGAGAGAGACACATATCCAAGGAAGTGGGGGCTGGGCCCTGTGGcaatgaagaaaaagaaaatgatccAGGAGGGAACACTAGATAAATATGGCAAGCCAAACGAAAAGACACCGTCTAACTGGAAGAAAGGCTATGAGGACTTTAAGTATGTCTTATAATTATTACACTTATAAACTTTAAACctatattatttcatttatatggcTGGATTTATTTAAGAGCAGTTGATGGAGTAATTGCTAGTATTTAATTTAACAGCACACTGATGTGATTTTAATAATTGGTTTAAATCTGTGGTCTTAAATTTGAGGACTTTTTTTCCACTTTAGCATTAAAAAGGAACCTACAGAGGATACCCCAGTAAAGGAGAACTCTCACAAGGTAATTACTGTAGAATAGCTAAAATACATGGGggtcaattttcatggattgtaagttttttgtttatttgtggggatgtatttttgtggatgcttccattttgagTATAAGAAAGCTAACCCTTTTAGAGTTTGTTTTCATCGAGGATGTAAATTCTTGGGAGAGGGCTACCAACgaataccatgaaaattgagccatcacaaattctaatgattccacagtataggaaaataagaaaatgttcgAATTATATCTTCTGAGGGGCAATTTAATTTCCACAAAGCATtgttcatttacttttttattctgatattatttgatatatgacCATTCATACATAAATTCAATAGTATCTCTATCCAAGAAAATGTCAGCTTGACGCCTTTGAGGCTGTTCTGGGCTCTGATTTTTTACTATGtatattcatgaaatgtaaAGTCTATAAATGTAAAGGCTTTAATGTGGATTAACTTTACAGAGAAAGAAGGAAGCTAGTAGTTCTGATGAGAGTGAGCCACCATCTCCCAAACCTGTAGAAAATGATGAGACggagaaaaagaagaagaaaaagaagaagaaagacaAGGACCAGGAAGCGGACGAGGCTGGAGATGCTCCTGAGGTAAAGGTCAAATGTAGCAAGGTCAAACTAATGACAGCTCTCTCTGTTCTCTTCTAtacaattttatgatatttagaaAATTGCAAAAAGTGGTTATTATAGAAATTATTGTAATTCAGAAAAATCAAtgtgaaagaaaataatgtgtatgaaaaaatgtaacatttagTAGGTTTAATGTATCTGTATTTTCAATTAGGAGTCTCcggaaaagaagaagaaaaagaaaaagaagcacAAGAAAATAAAGACAGAAGATAGTGAttgacagacagatggacaaagTGAGGATGAATGAGATAATTACAGTGAGAGAGAAAGAATGAATTTCATGTGGCATTTTGTGTTTTAACAAGTCTTGCTTTAAATAGCAGCATACTGATAACAGATCTGTGCCGTGGACAAAACTGACCAATCACAGATTAGAAACATGACGAAAGCAGATAGACAGTGGATACTAGATGTGTTCATATTTTGTACATTACATCTTTTTGAACTGTTAAGAATAAACTTgtgatgtttaaaaataaattgttattcaTGATGTATATTggagtttttatttcaaaaatactaaatgcaggtaaaacaataaaatgtaatttgcaTTGGAAAGAAACAGAATGAATTTTAGTCCAATGTAAGCTATTTGCCAATTCATATCCTGACTCTATTATTAGGACCCTGCTCTGCAGGTGGCCTGTAGTGACCAGTCTGGCAATCCATTTGCCCTTTCATCTTTCTGTCCATTGAAGATCACATGTCAGGGGTATATATTTTGTctccttggcccaatctggctcatacaaTGTACTTCAATTACACAGAGCCTTTGGGTAAAGGTTGTGCAGTGACCTCAATCCAGGTATCTAGATCTAATTATGAGTTAAAGGTTATtgcagaattatatgaaaaatccttgtcctGACCATATATTCTCTCTCCTTGGTCCAATAATACTTATAATTCACTCACATGTCTTTGGGTAAAGAGTGACATTGAACCAAGTTTCTAGGTCAAAGCAAACATATGAAAAAATTGTCCATATATTCTATACCCTTTCTTAGGTCATATTGTACATTACTTAGAGAGggtcaaagggtgtgcagtgacctttaATGACatttctaggtcaaggtcagcACACCACACAAACCTTGACCTTGATccaactgtgaaggtcatagcagatctacTTAAAATCCAGATTTAGCCCAATTACAATATTTCGTATCGTTTTAAGATGGCTCAGAATGCCTGTATGTAAGGGTAATGAGCTTGAATTAAAGTTCTGGTGCTTGTTTTTGTGACAATCACTATTCATATCGAACACACCCAATTTTGTTTTACCCATTTCTCTGCGATAGCCATTCCACTTTCTGATCTTACGAAGAAGGGCCAACCAAATAAAGTTATTTGGACTGAAAGTCAGCAACGAGCTTTTGATACATTGAAACACATGTTATCAGAAAGGCCAATATTGAAGTTGCCAGAGTTTAATGAAACCTTCATTTTACGCACGGACGCTGCAGATGATGGGATAGGTGCTGTGCTGTTACAGATGGAGGATGACGAGAAACTACCCGTAGCGTACGCCAGTAGGAAACTTCAACCAAGAGAAAAGGCATACGCTGTTATCGAGAAGGAGTGTTTGGCGGTAGTGTGGGGAATACAGAAGTTCAACCAGTACCTTTATGGACGCGAGTTTCTACTTGAAACTGATCACCAACCCCTGACCTACCTCAACAAAGCAAAGACAGAGAACTCCAGACTGATGCGTTGGGCTTTGCAGCTTCAGCCATACCGCTTTAGGATCATTGCGATCAAAGGAAGCGACAATGTGGGAGCAGATTACCTGAGTCGTCAGTGAGATGTACAGTAGACAGTACAGGTATGTATAtaggttttattgtaaatatgtgagaattttcaaaattcagtgattgtttatttgaaattgtgggacaattttttaaggggggaggtGTGTGACAATCGCTGTTCATATCGAACACACCCAATTTTGTTTTAcccataattctttgcaacgtgcttggccgaccctaacaataggcgctaagttctacccggccgagctgtccagcgataaagacgtgcttagtgtgtgaagggggtatcgtgttagaagcctgtgtggcatgttttagtctctcaagttcagcatttgacgcggacacggatagctgaccgtgtgtcatattgttgatgttgagGACGATGATGATGCGATGGTGATGTCGACGACTACtatgatgatgatggtcatgtcgatgatgatggtgtagatgatgtcgttcatggtcGATGATGATTTGATGGTgatgttgatgacgacgatgatgttcatggtgacgtcggtgatgatgatgaagtagatgattatggtgatgacgatgatgtctattatgattatggtgttgtaggcgatgatgttgacgatagtgtcgatgattatgatgatgacgatggtgatgatgatgatgattgtggtgacgaaactactctagttgtggttgtccgtagttggtccaggactacagccccggagattcggacactcttctaatatatttttggtcatttgtataaacatcatattttttcttgttgagtgaaagatgtgtgagtgtttgtgtggtttagtgtttatatttctatcttttctttctttctcttattttttttgttaataaattttgttaaatttgaggtgtcttgttgttgtttggagtagcctccgctcatcccgttacagttttgtattttgttctacaatgcttcCTAAACCATAGAAAGCATGTTATTGTTTGGTAAAACTGGTTAGATCTAGATTCAGTCCCCTTCACATATCCAGATAAATGGAAAGGGTGGATCTAGATAAGATTTGGGCATGCAGTATGAACACAATTTAAGGAGGGATGTTCTCGATAGATGTAAATGCAGGTGATATTATGTAAAGGAGTGCACATGTACTTGGGTAAGGGTAACGTGAATATGTACTTCTTTTGTTGAATGACGGGATTAACCAGGTTTTTGTTCGACCGCCTGCTGGTTTGACTTTCACATTAATAGCTAGCGATTCACGTGTATatacttgtaaaaataaatatacgtAAACTCTTTTAAAATCCCAACAATAGGTACTTGACGTTTATTGCGGTCTTTGTTGAAATAGTAAATTGGAATTCGCCAATCAAAATTCCGCAAAAGCGCGAGGTTCTCTTTTGACAATATCTCGATTAGATTACAGCAAGCAATGGAAGGAATATTTGGGGGAAAAAACTCTTAATATactgtaaaacatataaaatttcaaaatataaaagtgCATTCGTATTATTGATTATTATCTGAAAtgcacaaaatacatgtatattgccaAGGCCCAATCATCACCATCTTTCCTTAAAATGTAAGTCATTACCCAGCCTCAAGTCGAGTTTTGATcacatttttatgcattttccctttaaaaatatgaaaatattggtGCTGGAGGGACTGGTAATTAGAACACTGCACACACTAAATAATTCAAATAGACATAATTGGCAGCAAACATTTTATACGTAAAAAAATTTATACGTTTATTTAATCTGTTAGCGTATCGTCACGGAAAGGAGTTTGCTTAGGTTTCATTTTGCTGCCAAATTTGTAGTTGGAAGATGTTGTATCAaacgatttaattttttttattcaagagCCAGTCAACGATGTATATGTTTTAGTTCTAGTTTATGTTtttgaaagttggggggggggggggggtggggttgCAGCCGCAtctaaaaaatcttgacaaggaaaAAAAAGGAACAAATGACAACTTTTCCAAACCATGGAAATCCTAAATCCTGACGCTACCTGTCTGATCAAACATATATTCAGATGATAATTTACCAGTATTTTTCCTTGGTTCGAGACCAATTTGGGGTTTTTGACCAGCGTGGTATTGATTCTGATCAGCATATTAAGAGAGTGGATATGCCGGAACCTTGATgtgaaataaattattgaacAGTAGCATGCTGTCTTCCTATTTCCTAAAATACCAGTGGAAATTTCGAGTAACATTCtacaaaaatatgattaataaataaatgttgcaatttatttcaaaacaagatCATCAATCAACAAGTGACATATCTCTGttatttgtcaaaataaaacatgtcaACAACATTCACTGAACATTACAAAGTGACgactaattttttttccaggaaATTTCTCGTGAAGGTAAATTCCATTAAAACAATGTAATTGACACCCGGAGGTACAAGATGTCCTGCATATCGCCATTTCCTGGTGTGGGTCTCTCATACGACAAACTGGCAAGACAATTAGCTCGGACTTGTAGTTTATTTCGTAGTGTGGTTGCTTCACTTTATGTCGCAGCAGGTACTTGTCGAAGTCCAAAAATTAGCTCATAAATCTGGACAACATGCGCTGGCACAAACACATAGAAAGTGTACGCAGAGATGGATAAAAACCCAACTAAAAATACATCTAGAGGAAAGTTAAGGCGACATCGTAGAGTAAATATATAGTACTACACATGTTGTGCATGggctttaaataattaaatcagATACGACCTTTACATTACAATATGACTTAGTCCATTATtccatgcattttataaaagagtACCGATAAGCCATTGAAAAATTACTAACAAAAATTCATTGCAGAGTATAGGTTGCACATACATTACCTTACGTCAGTTGACGGTTTACTTTTGTAAAAAGGATACTAAACAAAAATTGTTCCAGCGGTTCCAGCATATAAATACTAGTGTTAAGGGTGTACTGGAGGTACCAGAAGTACAGGAAACTTTTGACTGAATTCACCACACCCATCCTGTCCTTGCGTGCCCCCGTTTCACTTTTATCTCTCCGCTCTGATCTCTCCTCACGCCCATACACGACTGAAGCGGTGTGAACAGCGCACGTACGAGGCAGGAACACGCGATACTTAGTCAGGGTCGTACGATCGCGGCTATTTAAATCTTACCCGAACCCACCGAGAAAATAAATGAACGTAATACTTGTAGAtgctatttacctggtatttaTTTGTTGCTATAACGATGTGATTGCCACATTTCTGTAAACATCCTGACAAAACGATGTcccaatttttgtttttacagttttgaaatatttttcttctacatttttgaattttttttcttttgcgtCGGTTAAATGGTTGATCATGTGTGCATACGTTGACCTGTTATATAACtgatgatataaaaaataagtaaatattgAATAACTTCTTTTTGAAGAACGAAAAAGGAAAACCAAGAATTTCCTATTTTATAGGAGACATGTCTCAATTCTAATGCGCATTTCCATTATTTTCAGGCATGGTCATAAAATTCTAAAGCCTTGTTTTATATTATAGGCCTCAATTGCGAAGTTTTCGGAAGAATAAATGTTGTTGTTGGTAGAATTCTGCTGAATAATTGAAACTTGAAAATAAGAGTTGGGAATACCGCCAAATGTATACTGTCAGTGTGTGTCtactatttattgattttaagtttatattgaaatatttgtggttttgaaTTATACATGAATTGAAAACAGGTGTGGGTGTAAgaatttgcattaatttttataaatatcttattaattaaatgttatttacgggggggggggggtgtatatTGTGTTTATTATAGTCCAGTCAATAATGTGCTATGAGAATAAGATCTTattaattaaaagttatttagggggggggggggagggtgtatattgtgtttatttgatttgaaattataGTCCAGTCAATAATGTGCTATGAGCATAAGCACCCGACgatttaaaactaataaatcAAAATCCCTACTCTATTAagttattatattattaatatggTATATAAAactatctaaattttaaaagaaaaagtacaTATGAACTAGGTGCATAACAATGGATATGTTGATCTTCTGTTATCTTTccatatttctttctttaaggTATTCTTAATTataggaccccccccccccccccgggccccccgttttttttaaatcaaattttctgGTCTCGACGCGACGTTTTTACCAATTCACAACATTCGACATTGCATTCTATATGAATGGACTTGTACGatcatgaacatgaatataaattttccttaataatttttcaaattttcagtagTTCATCGATCCAAATTTTTGTGCACGCTAACAAAACCTGGAGCTACGCAAATGTCAATACTAGTAAACATGCTAAAGGCCGACTCACACAATTTAAGGATTGTCACAAACGTCCTAAAGCGTGTGATttcttgatataaaattatGACTTTGAAATTCATGAATCAATAAGTTAAACATTATTAgttttttacattacaaagtTTACgactaaaatattttctttactaaaagATGACATTGTTTTAGATTAGAATGTGGGATTTCCTTCTTAAATCCCTGGTTACTTCCCTGAACTTGCTTCCGTTGGCAATCAAATATGTAACCAATCATTGCTACTTgaaaacataacattttatttgtcataatttcaatattttcattttcccaACATGATTGTACATAGCCATGCGCAGAGGGTCCGGATCCCCTCCCAGAATATTAAATTCACAtggtaaaattatcataaatacaCCTCAGACCCACCCCCTTCCTTTGCAAACAGACTTGTCCcttggagccccccccccccccccccccgacacaCACACACTCCCCCtcgaaaatttgttttaaaataaattccgGATTTATACTATCCGTTTATACTTTACGTTTTCCATTTCTGCAAGCATTTCCGGTGTTGAAATTTGGATTTTcaataaatgaacaaaaaattaccAATGGCGTTAAgctttatttttctaaaatacacTTATAGGAATGGAAATATTTGCTGACATAGGTTTatgaaataatacaaatatGGCAGGGAATTTCTGGCAAAGCTCTCAGTAGTAAGTAGTACGATTTTAAGCAGTAAACATGTGGTAAATTATTTGATCTGAATATATTGCATTGGCTAGCTATAGTACTGAAAGGGACATAAATAACGTTATTTATGTCTTTGGTACTGAACGGTAGTCTTATtccctttgttttttttaaagtttattttgaaCTTTTGATAATCTTGAAACAATTACCATATAGTATCATATATGAAATAGAcaccttatatttttttttccacagtCAGCAGTGGTTATTTGATAAACAGGATTTGATGAGAGAAAGGCAGCcagatttaaaaattctaaactcTGAAGAGGATTACCAcaaaattcttatattttttgcaaactgtatgtcatttatttatttatttttgccataactctgaaaaatattcaatttattacaggataaaataacaataattatagcaaagtaaaaaaaatcactgtcaTTGTATCATATAGACAATCACATGCACTGAAAATTGTTactttataaaagtaaaaaataaaacgagAATAAATGTAGAGAAAACAGGCTTTCATGATAAATTACATAAGAAAAAATCTCTAAATAATTAGGTTCTTTGTCATCAATGAGAGAATGGTGATcatttaatatcttttatcatATAGGCCTATTCAATATTGCTTTCATGATGTTACAGTTATACAGTCCTTAGGGGAACAATTAAAACTACGACAACAAGTCATAGCCACTGCCACAGTTTACTTCAAGAGGTTCTATGCAAGGTAGGAATTACTGTTGATGCTGTTTTGGCCAAGAAAGTTTCATTCATCAAATTCCTTGATTAAAATAAAGCTTTGTTTGGTAgcacaaaagaaataaatagaTGGATAACTATTAACTAGGCTAGCTGAATTATCACAGATGATGATCAAGTATCTCACATACAATTTAGTTTcaattttgcttattttgttgaaaatgatATACTGTATAGAATTCATTTCTGTTTTTTAGGAATTCTCTGAAATGCATAGATCCATGGTTAATGGCACCAACTTGTGTCTTCCTTGCTTCAAAAGTAGAGGTAATTAAAGATGAAAAAACcaccatttttttcttttattctacACCCCCCCCTAAAAAGAGTAAAAACacccaaataaataaaaaaaagttaaaaacatttacaaacCATGATCTTTACCTGTTAAATCTGATATGTTGAAATTGCAATATCAACTAGAAGAATTTTATGTTCTGCTCAAATCTTGTGCATATggtatgaaacatttttttgtgaAGAATTGTTGTCTGACTCTCGAGACACAGTCTGCTCAGCAGTAAACAACATGTTTTATGTAAACTGCGATTAGATGATAATAGATCGCATCAAAGATCAATCTCCGACTATGCTTTACTTTCATTGGTCAATACTTTATATGAATGATGAGATATTCTTGTCTCATGCAACAATGGCCAGGTTTGCAACAATGGTGAAGAATATGCTTCATGCAAAAATTTGCCTCCTTTGAGGTCTATCAAATCTCCCTATTTTTCACCGCAAGAGGTTTAATGGATTTTTATGTTACattttatgatttcaaaataaGTGTATCTGTAATTGATAGATTAattcaacatttattttgttcaatttgATCTTATTTTATATTCTAGGAATTTGGCGTCATTTCAAACAGTCGATTAATGACAACTTGCCAAACAGTTGGTAAATATTCAG
This region includes:
- the LOC105334252 gene encoding H/ACA ribonucleoprotein complex subunit DKC1, which encodes MAANEQKKKKRKSESMDIAEVQHSENFLLKPSSVVEQLDTSQWPLLLKNFDKLNVRTAHYTPIPAGYSPLKRPIQEYLKSGFINLDKPANPSSHEVVSWVKRILRVQKTGHSGTLDPKVTGCLIVCIERATRLVKSQQGAGKEYVCIFKLHSAVEDEKLVAQKIEMMTGALFQRPPLISAVKRQLRIRTIYECKMWEYNKEDAMGIFWVSCEAGTYIRTMCVHLGLFLGVGGQMQELRRVRSGIMSEKSQLYTMHDVMDAQWTYDHHKDESYLRRVVNPLEALLTSHKRIIMKDTAVNAVCYGAKIMLPGVLRYEDGIEVNDEIVIVTTKGEAVALAIAQMTTAVMATCDHGIVAKIKRVVMERDTYPRKWGLGPVAMKKKKMIQEGTLDKYGKPNEKTPSNWKKGYEDFNIKKEPTEDTPVKENSHKRKKEASSSDESEPPSPKPVENDETEKKKKKKKKKDKDQEADEAGDAPEESPEKKKKKKKKHKKIKTEDSD